A genomic region of Barnesiella viscericola DSM 18177 contains the following coding sequences:
- a CDS encoding NADH-quinone oxidoreductase subunit B yields MEVKIKSMKYEDFKDNEYIEQLISELKASNTNVVVGCLDEVINWGRSNSLWPLTFATSCCGIEFMSLGAARYDMARFGFEVARASPRQADFVMVAGTIVHRMAPVLKRLYDQLAEPKYVVAVGGCAVSGGPFKKSYHVLKGVDEILPVDVYIPGCPPRPEAMFYGLMQLQRKVKVEKFFGGVNRQEKREKVFGK; encoded by the coding sequence ATGGAAGTGAAAATCAAATCGATGAAGTATGAAGACTTCAAAGACAATGAATATATCGAACAGCTTATCAGCGAGCTCAAAGCCTCGAATACCAATGTGGTGGTCGGGTGCCTTGACGAAGTCATCAATTGGGGACGGTCCAACTCCTTGTGGCCGCTTACCTTTGCGACAAGTTGCTGCGGTATCGAGTTTATGTCACTCGGCGCAGCGCGGTACGACATGGCCCGTTTCGGGTTTGAAGTAGCGCGTGCCAGTCCGCGTCAGGCCGATTTCGTGATGGTGGCCGGTACGATTGTACATCGCATGGCGCCGGTGCTCAAACGGTTGTACGACCAGTTGGCCGAGCCCAAGTATGTAGTAGCCGTGGGTGGTTGCGCCGTATCGGGTGGCCCTTTCAAGAAATCGTATCATGTGCTGAAAGGTGTTGACGAGATATTGCCGGTCGATGTCTATATCCCGGGGTGTCCTCCGCGTCCCGAGGCCATGTTCTATGGCTTGATGCAGTTGCAACGCAAGGTGAAGGTTGAAAAATTCTTCGGTGGCGTGAACCGTCAGGAGAAACGAGAGAAAGTATTCGGAAAATAA
- the nuoH gene encoding NADH-quinone oxidoreductase subunit NuoH → MFDFSIVTHWIDNLLRSVMPGWGALLIEFVLVGVVLLLLYAVLALFYIYFERKVCAFFQCRLGPNRVGPYGIFQSVADMFKILIKELISLNHIDKFLFNLAPYLVIVASMLAFGCLPFGKGLQVIDFNIGVFFLIAVSSIGVLGILLAGWSSHNKYTLIGAIRSGAQMVSYELSIGLSVLTMVVFAGTMSITGIVEAQSNGWFLFTGHIPAIVAFLIYLVAGTAETNRGPFDLPEAESELTAGYHTEYSGIHFGFFYLAEYLNLFIVSGVASLLFLGGWMPFHIPGWESFNHIMDYIPSVVWFFGKAIVISFIIIWFKWTFPRLRIDQLLRLEWKYLLPINLVNLFVMVLIVIYGLHF, encoded by the coding sequence ATGTTCGACTTTTCGATAGTTACCCACTGGATCGATAATTTGTTGAGGAGTGTCATGCCCGGCTGGGGAGCATTGTTGATTGAATTTGTATTGGTAGGCGTGGTGCTGTTGCTGCTTTATGCCGTGCTGGCCCTGTTCTACATATATTTTGAACGTAAGGTGTGCGCTTTCTTCCAGTGCCGTCTGGGTCCCAATCGGGTAGGCCCCTACGGTATCTTCCAGAGTGTGGCCGATATGTTCAAGATCCTGATTAAGGAGTTGATTTCGTTGAATCACATCGATAAGTTCCTGTTCAATCTGGCACCTTATCTGGTTATCGTCGCTTCGATGCTGGCCTTCGGCTGTCTGCCGTTCGGTAAAGGGTTGCAGGTAATCGATTTCAATATCGGGGTGTTCTTCCTGATTGCCGTTTCGTCGATTGGTGTGCTGGGTATCCTGTTGGCCGGTTGGTCGAGCCACAACAAATACACGCTCATCGGTGCTATCCGAAGCGGTGCACAGATGGTCAGCTACGAGCTCTCCATCGGGTTGTCGGTGTTGACGATGGTCGTATTTGCCGGCACGATGTCGATTACCGGTATCGTCGAGGCCCAGAGCAACGGTTGGTTCCTCTTTACGGGACACATTCCCGCCATCGTGGCCTTCCTCATCTATCTGGTAGCCGGTACGGCCGAGACCAATCGTGGCCCGTTCGACTTGCCCGAGGCCGAGAGTGAGTTGACCGCCGGTTATCACACCGAGTATTCGGGTATTCACTTCGGTTTCTTCTATCTGGCCGAGTATCTGAACCTCTTCATCGTCTCGGGTGTAGCCTCGTTGCTCTTCCTGGGCGGTTGGATGCCGTTCCACATTCCCGGTTGGGAGAGCTTCAACCACATCATGGACTATATTCCCTCGGTGGTTTGGTTCTTTGGAAAAGCCATTGTCATCTCGTTTATCATCATCTGGTTCAAGTGGACTTTCCCCCGTTTGAGAATCGACCAACTGTTGCGCCTCGAATGGAAATACTTGTTGCCGATTAATTTGGTAAACCTCTTTGTCATGGTGCTCATCGTTATTTACGGATTGCACTTTTAA
- a CDS encoding NADH-quinone oxidoreductase subunit D-related protein has product MANIQQEISSFLPEATFVEGPILEVSVPDAKWHDLALYLRDKLHFDYLVSIVGMDWGETLGCVYYLTRTADNAQVSVKVETADRENPLLHSVEDLWKSAYLYEREVYDFFGIRFINHPDMRRLFLRNDWVGYPLRKDYNADPEVNPIRLEHEAVDDVTHAIVETPDGKLEERTNVLFAPEEFVVNIGPQHPATHGVLRLRTSLDGEIVKKIDVYCGYVHRGIEKLCESLTYPQTLHFADRLDYLSAQQNRHAVCLCIEDALQVEVPARAQYVRTIMDELMRISSHLLFYATFCMDLGATTAFFYGFRDREKILDIFEETCGARMTFNYYTIGGLMADIHPDFQRKVKEFCAYMPGMLKDYHQLFTGNVIAQQRMKGVGLLSREDAISYGIAGPSGRASGWACDVRKNHPYALYDKVEFNEVVRTEGDVFARYMVRMDEILESIHIIEQLIDNIPEGDYAVKMKPIIKLPEGRYFRQVEASRGPIGIFIESHGDKNPYRLKINSACLPLVGGLDAMCRNGKIADLIAIGGSLDYVIPDMDR; this is encoded by the coding sequence ATGGCAAACATACAGCAAGAAATAAGCAGTTTTCTGCCGGAAGCTACCTTTGTAGAGGGACCCATCTTGGAAGTATCGGTGCCCGATGCCAAGTGGCACGATCTGGCGCTTTATCTGCGTGACAAACTGCACTTCGACTATTTGGTTTCTATCGTAGGCATGGACTGGGGTGAGACTCTGGGCTGTGTCTATTATCTCACTCGCACGGCCGATAATGCGCAGGTGTCGGTAAAAGTCGAAACCGCCGACCGCGAAAACCCGTTGCTCCACTCGGTTGAAGACCTGTGGAAATCGGCCTATTTATATGAACGCGAGGTTTACGACTTTTTCGGAATCCGCTTCATCAATCACCCCGACATGCGTCGTCTCTTCCTGCGCAACGACTGGGTGGGATACCCCCTGCGCAAGGACTACAATGCCGACCCCGAGGTGAATCCCATTCGTCTCGAACACGAGGCTGTCGACGATGTAACCCATGCCATCGTTGAGACTCCCGACGGAAAACTCGAAGAGCGTACGAATGTACTTTTCGCTCCCGAAGAGTTCGTGGTAAACATCGGTCCGCAACACCCTGCCACGCACGGTGTATTGCGCTTGCGCACCTCGCTCGACGGTGAGATTGTCAAGAAAATTGATGTTTATTGCGGTTATGTACACCGGGGTATCGAGAAGTTGTGCGAGTCGCTTACCTATCCGCAGACGCTCCACTTTGCCGACCGTCTCGACTATCTGTCGGCTCAGCAGAACCGTCATGCCGTGTGTCTCTGTATCGAAGACGCTCTGCAAGTCGAGGTCCCGGCCCGTGCCCAGTATGTGCGCACCATCATGGACGAGCTGATGCGTATCTCGTCGCACCTGTTGTTCTATGCTACCTTCTGTATGGACCTGGGTGCCACGACCGCCTTCTTCTACGGATTCCGTGATCGGGAAAAGATACTTGACATTTTTGAGGAGACTTGCGGTGCCCGCATGACCTTCAACTACTATACGATTGGCGGTCTTATGGCCGACATTCACCCCGATTTCCAACGTAAGGTGAAAGAGTTCTGCGCCTACATGCCGGGCATGTTGAAAGATTATCACCAGCTGTTTACCGGCAACGTGATAGCCCAGCAACGTATGAAAGGCGTGGGGTTGCTCTCTCGCGAAGACGCCATCTCGTATGGCATCGCTGGCCCGTCGGGTCGAGCCTCGGGTTGGGCTTGCGACGTGCGCAAGAATCACCCTTATGCCCTCTACGACAAGGTGGAGTTCAACGAGGTTGTCCGCACCGAGGGCGATGTTTTTGCCCGCTACATGGTGCGTATGGACGAGATTTTGGAGTCGATCCACATTATCGAGCAACTTATCGACAATATTCCCGAGGGCGATTATGCCGTGAAGATGAAACCCATCATCAAGCTGCCCGAAGGCCGTTACTTCCGTCAGGTAGAGGCCAGTCGTGGTCCGATAGGTATCTTTATCGAGAGCCATGGGGACAAGAATCCTTATCGGTTGAAAATCAACTCGGCCTGCTTGCCGCTGGTCGGTGGGCTCGACGCGATGTGTCGCAACGGAAAGATTGCCGACCTCATTGCCATCGGCGGTTCGCTCGACTATGTAATCCCCGATATGGACAGATAA
- a CDS encoding energy transducer TonB yields MSKNVDLTSKEWCDLVFVGKNKAFGAYRLRVNSPKRYTWATVGVICVVAFAFALPYIVDSFKFGEAEEEISTVVEMSQLPEAEVEKQEVQPLVETPPPPPLKSSIKFTAPVIKKDEEVSDEEELKSQDELTQSKVNISIADVKGNDEEHGQDIADFREVIAEPVVEEEKPYEAVEQMPTFPGGEAELMKFIRDNLKYPVIAQENGIQGRVILRFVVSKTGTIDNVTVLRSLDPTCDKEAIRVVKSMPKWIPGKQNGNNVPVYFTLPVVFKLL; encoded by the coding sequence ATGTCAAAGAATGTAGATTTAACTTCGAAAGAATGGTGCGACTTAGTTTTTGTCGGGAAGAACAAAGCGTTCGGTGCTTACCGCTTGCGGGTAAATTCGCCCAAGCGATATACATGGGCTACCGTTGGTGTAATCTGTGTTGTAGCATTCGCCTTTGCACTCCCTTATATTGTGGACTCGTTTAAGTTTGGTGAAGCCGAGGAAGAGATCTCTACCGTCGTAGAGATGTCGCAGCTTCCCGAGGCCGAGGTAGAGAAACAAGAGGTTCAACCCCTGGTAGAGACGCCTCCTCCCCCTCCCTTGAAGAGCTCAATCAAATTTACCGCACCTGTAATCAAGAAAGACGAAGAGGTTTCTGACGAAGAAGAGTTGAAGTCGCAAGACGAGTTGACCCAATCGAAGGTAAACATCTCTATCGCCGACGTAAAAGGTAATGATGAAGAACATGGCCAGGACATCGCCGATTTCCGTGAAGTAATCGCCGAGCCTGTCGTAGAGGAAGAAAAACCCTACGAGGCCGTAGAGCAGATGCCTACCTTCCCCGGTGGCGAAGCCGAGTTGATGAAGTTCATTCGTGATAATCTCAAATACCCGGTTATTGCTCAGGAAAACGGTATCCAAGGTCGTGTAATCCTGCGATTCGTTGTATCGAAGACGGGTACCATCGACAACGTGACCGTGTTGCGTAGCTTGGACCCCACTTGCGACAAAGAGGCTATTCGAGTTGTGAAGAGCATGCCCAAGTGGATTCCCGGTAAACAAAACGGTAACAACGTACCGGTTTATTTCACATTGCCTGTTGTGTTCAAACTTTTGTAA
- a CDS encoding tetratricopeptide repeat protein, whose amino-acid sequence MKSSFKFVLSLFLAAGSLTAFAASYTDGIEYFKAGQPDRAKILLERTLDDAGTNKAESYYYLGEIAFGNKDYAAAAEYYKKGLAADPLYAYNIVGQGKLALTGADKAAAEKEAEKYFKEALKGKNKKDAGLNLAIAKAYYQTGVPGYEDYMKKSYKADKKYPDYFMFEGDVLVDQQKYGDACGRYENAIYFDPNCIEAYVKYSHIYFDINPTLAIQKLEELQEIAPNSAIAQREMAEAYYKNSQYTKAADAYEKYMQNPNHFQTDRPRLATLLFYGKRYDESLALAKDILSRDPQNFVIRRIVMYDNYELGNMEAAEQAAVEFLGMDPGDNVFTARDYLTYGDILLKEKKYDEAIAQYEKAYELDNTRTDVLKVLSDAYERNKNYPKAIESYEKYMEADTANNQRVMDYYMLGQICYSAGQAAMDSIELRDMYLIKADSMFDVVVKRAPTDYRGYLWRARAAAVRDPELKEGLAEPMYKETLTVLDQDPVNREKAATKRAYIEAYKYLGYYNYLQTTTPSKRNEAIAATKDYWNKMLELDPQNTEILEALKTLDTL is encoded by the coding sequence ATGAAATCAAGTTTTAAATTCGTATTGTCACTGTTCCTCGCTGCCGGTTCTTTGACCGCTTTCGCCGCCAGCTATACCGACGGAATAGAGTATTTCAAAGCCGGTCAACCCGATCGGGCCAAAATCCTGTTGGAGCGTACGCTCGACGATGCAGGAACCAACAAGGCCGAGTCGTATTACTATTTGGGCGAAATCGCATTTGGTAATAAGGACTATGCCGCAGCCGCAGAATATTATAAAAAAGGTCTTGCTGCCGACCCCTTGTATGCCTACAATATCGTAGGCCAGGGAAAACTCGCTTTGACGGGCGCCGATAAAGCAGCTGCCGAAAAAGAGGCCGAGAAATATTTCAAAGAGGCTCTGAAAGGTAAAAACAAAAAAGATGCCGGTCTTAACCTGGCTATTGCCAAGGCCTATTACCAAACCGGAGTCCCCGGCTATGAAGACTACATGAAGAAATCGTACAAAGCCGATAAGAAATATCCCGATTATTTTATGTTTGAAGGCGATGTGCTGGTTGACCAGCAAAAGTATGGCGACGCTTGCGGCCGCTATGAAAATGCCATCTACTTCGATCCCAACTGTATCGAGGCCTATGTAAAATATTCGCACATCTATTTCGACATCAACCCCACACTGGCTATCCAGAAGTTGGAAGAACTGCAAGAGATTGCTCCCAATTCGGCAATCGCTCAGCGTGAGATGGCCGAGGCTTATTACAAAAACTCGCAATATACCAAGGCCGCCGATGCTTATGAGAAATACATGCAGAACCCCAACCATTTCCAGACCGACCGTCCCCGTTTGGCAACCCTGTTGTTCTATGGCAAACGTTATGACGAGTCGTTGGCTCTGGCCAAGGACATCTTGTCGCGCGACCCGCAAAACTTTGTGATTCGCCGTATCGTGATGTACGATAACTACGAACTGGGCAATATGGAAGCTGCCGAGCAGGCTGCCGTTGAATTTTTGGGTATGGATCCGGGCGACAATGTATTCACCGCTCGTGACTACCTCACCTATGGAGATATTCTGTTGAAGGAGAAAAAATATGACGAGGCTATTGCTCAATATGAGAAAGCTTATGAATTGGACAATACGCGTACCGATGTACTCAAAGTGTTGAGCGATGCTTACGAACGTAACAAGAACTACCCGAAGGCTATCGAGTCATATGAGAAATATATGGAGGCCGATACGGCAAACAATCAACGTGTCATGGATTACTACATGCTGGGCCAGATCTGTTACAGCGCCGGGCAAGCTGCCATGGACAGCATAGAGTTGCGCGACATGTATCTGATCAAAGCCGACTCGATGTTTGATGTGGTCGTAAAACGTGCCCCGACAGATTACCGTGGCTATTTGTGGCGTGCCCGTGCCGCTGCCGTGCGTGACCCCGAGTTGAAAGAGGGATTGGCCGAACCCATGTACAAAGAGACTTTGACGGTTCTCGATCAGGATCCTGTCAATCGTGAGAAGGCAGCAACCAAGCGTGCCTACATTGAGGCTTACAAGTATCTGGGTTATTATAACTATCTGCAAACGACCACTCCTTCCAAGCGAAATGAGGCTATTGCCGCTACCAAGGACTATTGGAACAAGATGCTTGAACTGGATCCGCAGAATACCGAGATTCTCGAAGCATTGAAAACGCTCGATACCCTCTAA
- a CDS encoding ExbD/TolR family protein, giving the protein MAEVEVKDSGKGGKKGQQKKMKIHVDFTPMVDMNMLLITFFMFCTTLSKPQTMEISMPTNDKVTEEEQNKVKESEAITILLGDHDRVFYYLGQPKYEDYTSLVESSYGADGLRALLLERNKTVVNKVKDLKERKKRKEIDEVVFDSLVTEAKKTKGSPVVMIKAKLADENGQNGASYRNLIDALDEMIICDIGRYAIVDITEGDLFLMENYEKKGALSDQIDTSLKKN; this is encoded by the coding sequence ATGGCAGAAGTAGAAGTAAAAGACTCGGGTAAAGGCGGGAAGAAAGGACAACAGAAAAAAATGAAAATCCATGTGGACTTTACTCCCATGGTTGATATGAACATGCTTTTGATCACCTTCTTCATGTTCTGTACGACGTTGAGCAAACCCCAGACAATGGAGATCAGTATGCCTACCAACGACAAGGTAACAGAAGAAGAGCAAAATAAGGTGAAGGAATCGGAGGCTATAACCATCTTGTTGGGCGACCACGATCGGGTATTCTACTACCTGGGACAACCCAAGTATGAAGATTATACCTCGCTGGTCGAATCGTCTTATGGCGCTGACGGTCTGAGAGCTCTGCTCCTTGAACGCAACAAAACGGTTGTCAACAAGGTGAAGGATTTGAAGGAACGTAAGAAAAGAAAAGAAATCGATGAGGTAGTCTTCGACTCCTTGGTAACCGAAGCCAAGAAAACCAAAGGCTCCCCGGTTGTGATGATCAAGGCTAAGCTGGCCGACGAAAACGGACAGAACGGCGCCTCTTACCGCAACCTGATCGATGCGCTCGACGAAATGATTATCTGCGATATTGGTCGTTATGCCATTGTCGACATCACCGAGGGCGACCTGTTCCTGATGGAGAATTACGAGAAGAAAGGTGCTCTCTCAGATCAGATAGACACCAGTTTGAAGAAGAACTAA
- a CDS encoding NADH-quinone oxidoreductase subunit A codes for MNSALFVVVLITGLALVGAALLIAGLISPRSFNPQKGEPYECGIPSRGESWMQFKVGYYLFAILYLMFDVETVFLFPWAVILKDLGVAGLFNILFFMVILILGLVYAWKKGALEWK; via the coding sequence ATGAATTCTGCACTATTTGTAGTTGTATTGATTACCGGATTGGCGTTGGTAGGAGCGGCTTTGTTGATAGCCGGTCTTATTTCTCCGCGCTCGTTCAATCCGCAGAAGGGCGAGCCCTATGAGTGTGGTATCCCCTCGCGAGGCGAATCATGGATGCAGTTCAAGGTAGGCTACTATCTGTTTGCCATACTGTATCTGATGTTCGACGTCGAAACGGTATTCTTGTTCCCCTGGGCGGTTATATTGAAAGATTTAGGTGTAGCCGGATTATTTAATATTTTATTTTTCATGGTGATACTTATCCTGGGATTAGTATATGCCTGGAAGAAAGGAGCACTCGAATGGAAGTGA
- a CDS encoding ExbD/TolR family protein codes for MAKVKVKKKSTLIDMTAMSDVTVLLLTFFMLTSTFVQKEPVQVSTPSSVSEIKIPEINVLQVLIEPSGKIFISLDKQEDRVNVLNAMSSMYGVPFTPEQINKFRLANSFGVPIKQMPGFLDLKSDIQDKTLKNYGIPCDSTNNEFKEWVRAARKNNPDLKIAIKADQATPYDKIKNVMSSLQDIKENRYNLLTSLKSLPAEEENN; via the coding sequence ATGGCTAAAGTAAAAGTAAAAAAGAAGAGTACGCTCATCGATATGACCGCGATGAGTGACGTTACCGTGCTTCTGCTTACTTTCTTCATGCTGACATCGACCTTCGTTCAGAAAGAGCCTGTACAAGTGAGTACCCCCTCTTCGGTATCCGAAATCAAAATCCCCGAAATCAACGTTTTGCAGGTTTTGATTGAACCGTCCGGGAAAATCTTTATCAGTCTCGACAAACAAGAGGATAGGGTGAATGTATTGAATGCAATGAGTAGTATGTACGGAGTCCCGTTTACTCCCGAGCAAATAAATAAGTTCAGATTGGCCAACTCGTTTGGTGTGCCTATCAAGCAAATGCCGGGCTTTCTGGATCTGAAATCCGATATTCAGGACAAGACCCTCAAAAACTACGGTATCCCTTGTGACAGTACCAATAACGAGTTCAAGGAATGGGTTCGTGCTGCCCGCAAAAACAATCCCGATTTGAAGATTGCCATCAAGGCCGACCAGGCTACCCCGTATGACAAGATCAAAAACGTGATGAGTTCGTTGCAGGACATCAAGGAAAACCGTTACAATCTGCTTACTTCATTGAAGAGTTTACCCGCAGAAGAAGAAAATAACTAA
- a CDS encoding PstS family phosphate ABC transporter substrate-binding protein, whose product MNKLLAFSFVVLMATLASSCASCQGDSDQKGERKVKETITSGVIDISCDESFEPIMEQEIMVFEAAYPKASIIPYYVSEAEALNMLLQDSVRLAVATRKLTPQEEASFKSRQLRVRTVQIALDGIAFIVNKSNKHDVISVDELRKIVTGEVTTWNQIYPNSSLGKINFVFDNQGSSSMRYAIDSLCQGKPLYQGLFAQKSNQAVIDYVAQTPNAIGVIGASWIGNEADTTNTSFTDVVKVMAVRKAPGYDPYKPYQYYIATGDYPLTRPIYMITTDPRNGLPTGFTKFVSSQRGQLIIFKTGIVPWQANIALKRDVSVTDAF is encoded by the coding sequence ATGAATAAGTTGCTGGCATTTTCGTTTGTCGTTCTCATGGCCACCCTCGCTTCGTCCTGCGCGTCGTGTCAAGGCGATTCGGATCAGAAAGGTGAACGCAAGGTGAAAGAGACGATTACCTCGGGGGTAATCGACATCAGTTGCGATGAAAGTTTCGAGCCCATCATGGAGCAGGAAATCATGGTGTTTGAAGCGGCCTATCCCAAGGCTTCGATTATTCCCTATTATGTGAGTGAAGCCGAGGCTTTGAACATGCTGCTGCAAGACAGTGTGCGTCTGGCCGTGGCTACCCGCAAACTAACCCCGCAGGAAGAGGCTTCGTTCAAGTCGCGCCAGTTGCGTGTGCGCACCGTGCAGATTGCCCTCGACGGCATCGCCTTCATCGTGAACAAGTCGAACAAGCACGATGTCATCTCGGTCGACGAACTGCGCAAGATTGTTACGGGCGAGGTAACCACTTGGAATCAAATCTATCCCAACTCGTCGTTGGGTAAAATCAATTTTGTCTTTGACAATCAGGGATCCAGTTCCATGCGTTATGCCATTGACTCCCTGTGTCAAGGGAAACCGCTTTACCAAGGGCTCTTTGCCCAAAAGTCCAATCAGGCCGTAATTGACTATGTGGCCCAAACCCCCAATGCGATAGGCGTGATCGGGGCCAGTTGGATAGGCAATGAGGCCGACACGACCAATACCTCGTTTACCGATGTCGTTAAGGTGATGGCCGTGCGCAAGGCTCCGGGATACGATCCCTACAAGCCTTACCAATACTATATAGCCACGGGCGACTATCCGTTGACCCGTCCCATTTACATGATTACGACTGATCCCCGCAACGGTCTGCCCACTGGGTTTACCAAGTTTGTCTCCTCCCAAAGAGGCCAATTAATAATTTTTAAGACAGGTATTGTACCATGGCAGGCCAATATTGCGTTAAAAAGAGACGTAAGCGTCACTGATGCTTTTTAA
- the atpD gene encoding F0F1 ATP synthase subunit beta: MADKFGYITQVIGPVVDVAFEGEGNDVPPIYAALKIERENGTDLIVEVEQHIGENTVRCVAMDSTDGLKRGMKAIDLQRTLSMPTGTQVKGRLMNVLGNTIDHLPALDYTELKSIHQEAPAFDDLSISTEMLYTGIKVIDLLEPYSKGGKIGLFGGAGVGKTVLIMELINNIAKGHNGFSVFTGVGERTREGNDLLREMLESGVMSYGKKFEEGMERGEWNIQDVDMEKVNQSQATLVFGQMNEPPGARLRVALAGLTVAEQFRDSDGGGKEILLFIDNIFRFTQAGSEVSALLGRMPSAVGYQPTLASEMGKLQERITSTKQGSITSVQAIYVPADDLTDPAPATTFSFLDATTVLSRKISELGIYPAVDPLESTSRILDPNIVGEEHYQVAQAVKQLLQHYNELQDIIAILGVDELSDEDKLVVSRARRAQRFLSQPFHVAEQFTGLPGVMVPLEETIRGFKMILSGEMDEYPEQAFLNVGTIDEAIAKGKKLLEQAKAAH, translated from the coding sequence ATGGCAGATAAATTTGGATATATCACGCAGGTCATCGGGCCGGTTGTCGATGTCGCTTTTGAAGGCGAAGGAAACGACGTGCCGCCCATCTATGCCGCTCTGAAAATCGAGCGTGAGAATGGTACCGACCTGATTGTCGAAGTGGAGCAACACATCGGTGAGAACACGGTGCGTTGCGTGGCAATGGATTCTACCGACGGTCTCAAACGCGGTATGAAAGCAATCGACTTGCAACGTACCTTGTCGATGCCTACGGGCACACAGGTAAAAGGTCGGTTGATGAATGTGTTGGGCAATACCATCGACCACCTTCCTGCATTGGATTATACCGAATTGAAATCAATACATCAGGAGGCTCCTGCATTTGACGACCTCTCGATCAGTACCGAAATGCTTTACACGGGAATCAAGGTAATCGACCTGCTCGAACCTTATTCGAAAGGTGGTAAAATCGGTCTGTTCGGTGGTGCCGGTGTAGGTAAGACCGTGCTGATTATGGAGCTTATCAACAACATTGCCAAGGGACACAACGGTTTCTCGGTGTTCACCGGTGTAGGTGAGCGTACCCGTGAAGGTAACGACCTGCTGCGCGAGATGCTCGAGTCGGGCGTTATGTCGTATGGCAAGAAGTTTGAAGAGGGTATGGAACGCGGCGAATGGAATATACAGGACGTCGATATGGAGAAGGTAAACCAGTCGCAGGCTACGCTGGTGTTCGGTCAGATGAACGAACCGCCGGGAGCCCGTTTGCGTGTAGCCCTGGCCGGTCTGACGGTTGCCGAGCAGTTCCGCGACTCCGATGGTGGCGGTAAAGAGATTCTGCTCTTCATCGACAACATCTTCCGTTTCACCCAGGCAGGTTCCGAGGTATCGGCTCTGTTGGGACGTATGCCTTCGGCCGTAGGTTATCAACCGACGTTGGCCTCCGAGATGGGTAAGCTGCAAGAGCGTATCACCTCGACTAAGCAAGGTTCTATCACCTCGGTACAGGCTATCTATGTGCCGGCCGACGACTTGACCGACCCGGCTCCCGCCACCACGTTCAGCTTCCTGGACGCCACGACGGTGTTGAGCCGTAAGATTTCGGAGTTGGGTATCTACCCCGCCGTAGACCCGCTGGAATCGACCTCGCGTATCCTCGATCCCAATATCGTGGGTGAGGAGCACTACCAGGTAGCCCAGGCCGTGAAACAGCTGCTGCAACACTACAACGAATTGCAAGATATTATCGCCATCTTGGGTGTCGACGAGTTGTCGGACGAGGACAAGCTGGTCGTAAGCCGTGCCCGTCGTGCACAACGCTTCCTGTCGCAACCGTTCCACGTGGCCGAGCAGTTTACCGGTCTGCCGGGTGTAATGGTTCCGCTCGAAGAGACGATTCGCGGATTCAAGATGATTCTCAGCGGCGAGATGGACGAATATCCCGAACAGGCCTTCTTGAACGTCGGTACAATCGACGAGGCTATCGCCAAGGGTAAGAAACTGTTGGAGCAGGCCAAAGCCGCTCATTAA
- the atpC gene encoding ATP synthase F1 subunit epsilon, giving the protein MVLEIISSEQILFQGEVESITLPGAQGSFTVLENHASLVSTLDAGTIEYVTAGERHSVPVGGGFVDVDNNRVAVCVR; this is encoded by the coding sequence ATGGTACTTGAAATTATATCGTCGGAACAAATCCTTTTCCAAGGAGAGGTCGAATCGATCACTCTGCCGGGTGCCCAGGGTTCGTTTACCGTTCTTGAAAATCATGCATCGCTGGTCTCGACGCTCGATGCCGGTACCATTGAATATGTGACGGCAGGCGAACGCCATTCGGTCCCTGTCGGTGGCGGGTTTGTCGATGTGGATAACAACCGTGTAGCCGTGTGCGTGCGGTAA